From Pararge aegeria chromosome 9, ilParAegt1.1, whole genome shotgun sequence, the proteins below share one genomic window:
- the LOC120626488 gene encoding uncharacterized protein LOC120626488, protein MIYDVNCFLKKEADECVDSLKQIRSQIEEVASLFSQSENNQTIQTMQTNNELPTIGKLKKKLEEDINFKGSERSLRVIVKELGFRWKKTENNRKLLIETSNIRLQRIEYLSKIRKYRQEGRPIVYTDESYVDSSHSTTKAWSDGPTEGLKKPISKGQRVVIVHAGSEAGFIPNALLTFKAGTKTGDYHDNMNYENYEKWLRTQLIPNIPPNSVVVVDNASYHNKQWDLAPSSNTKKADMQNWLTDKGIQYDSTMLKPQLYNLIKANKERFKTFSIDQIIAEANHSILRLPPYHPDLNPIEMAWATIKQYVASKNVKWNLQECTKLIKEKVSLIRAQEWGKICKKVKDIEEEYVKSDHVVDLLTEQFIIRVDDSSEDDDSDDGYEDDDDDNCNRTLNKQKTLHNFVSRQHHWTMR, encoded by the exons ATGATATATGACGTGAATTGCTTTTTAAAGAAAGAAGCTGACGAATGTGTCGATTCATTGAAGCAAATTCGAAGTCAGATTGAGGAAGTTGCTTCTTTATTCAGTCAGTCGGAGAATAACCAAACTATACAGACTATGCAG ACGAATAATGAACTTCCCACCATTgggaaactaaaaaagaaacTTGAGGAAGATATAAACTTTAAAGGGTCAGAAAGAAGTCTTCGTGTAATTGTTAAGGAGTTAGGATTTCGCtggaaaaaaacagaaaacaaccGTAAATTACTAATAGAAACATCGAATATCCGATTACAACGCAttgaatatttaagtaaaataagaaaatatcgaCAAGAAGGAAGACCCATTGTTTACACAGATGAATCCTACGTAGATTCATCGCACTCAACAACCAAAGCCTGGAGCGATGGCCCTACGGAAGGACTAAAAAAACCCATTTCTAAAGGACAACGAGTCGTGATAGTCCACGCAGGATCTGAAGCTGGGTTTATACCAAAtgctttattaacttttaaagcCGGCACCAAAACAGGGGACTATCACGACAACATGAATTACGAGAATTATGAAAAATGGCTTAGGACACAATTAATTCCCAACATACCACCCAATTCTGTAGTGGTTGTCGACAACGCTTCATACCACAATAAACAATGGGATTTAGCACCGTCCTCCAATACCAAAAAAGCCGATATGCAGAATTGGCTAACTGATAAAGGCATACAATATGATTCAACAATGCTCAAGCCACAATTGTACAACTTGataaaagctaataaagaaagatttaaaactttttcaatagaTCAAATTATAGCAGAAGCAAACCATAGCATATTGAGATTACCGCCTTACCATCCAGACCTCAACCCCATAGAAATGGCATGGGCTACTATTAAACAATATGTAGCTAGCAAAAATGTTAAATGGAATTTACAAGAATGTACCAAACTTATCAAAGAAAAAGTATCCTTAATACGTGCCCAGGAATGgggaaaaatatgtaaaaaggtAAAAGATATAGAAGAAGAGTACGTCAAGAGTGACCATGTAGTTGATTTACTTAccgagcaatttataattcgcGTCGATGATAGTTCCGAAGACGATGATTCTGATGATggttatgaagatgatgatgatgacaactgCAACCGGACCCTCAACAAGCAAAAGACGTTGCACAATTTCGTGTCGCGGCAGCACCACTGGACCATGCGGTGA